Part of the Lolium rigidum isolate FL_2022 chromosome 6, APGP_CSIRO_Lrig_0.1, whole genome shotgun sequence genome, TTCGTTTCGCTGTTGTAATGGGTAGAAAAGCTACTATCTGTGCTCATCCACAACATACCCGGCTTAAAAATGATTTGGTCAAGCATGTTTGGCATATGTTTCGAAATAGCCGTCATAATTAATCATGGTGGGATACTGATATCTGCATGTTCCTATTCCATTTTTTCTGTAACATTGAGGATAAACATGATATTTTACATGCATTTTTATTTCAGGATTGAGCAATGATGTGGTGATAGCTGCAGGTGGTATTTGCATGTATGCATTCTCTAGTCTAAACATGATTTGTTTATTAACTAATTAAAGAGCACTCTACTGTATTGTTCAGAAAAATGTAATGTATAGCTGCTTATTTACGTTGTCTTTGTTTCCTTTTCCCATACAGTCTTGAAGTATATCGATGCAAATGGATGGTCGCTCCTTTCTACAAAGTTTCAACTATGCTTTGTGACTTTCGTGCATGGTCTAGATCAAAACTAATGGCTTGTTTGCCTAAGATCTTATTTGGCATTATGTTTAGTTAACGATTTCTTATAGACTTATGTAATGTTGAAGTGTCGATGTGATGGTGTTATTCTCCACCATTTTGATGCTTATTGTTTGTCTAGATCAAAATTAACGGCTCGTTTGCTGGAGATCGTATTTATTATGTAATGTTTAAGTGTGGTTTGAATATTAATCAGTTTGTCTGGTCACATCCTATTGGCATGAATGGCATATATATCTATGGTGTTTGAAATGGCCACAAAGTTGCAGTTTGCAGTGGATCCTAATAAATTGTATGCACATGCTACACTATAGCCAATCTAATAGCCAACCTGTTATACAAATGGGATTTTATGAAGACTTTAGGTGACATGGCACTAGTTTAGAGCCAGCAGCCGGCTCttctattagccatgctctaatcTTGATTCACACTGGAAGTGGCTGTTGCCATAGCCATATGCTCGAGTCACTCGCCAATGTTTTTACTGAATCATCAGAAGACAAGTGTGGGAGCAGAGACAAGCACCGAACCCGCTTCCTTGTTTGATTGCAAGAGGGATGCAACCGCATGTGGTGAGGAGCAATGTTACACCATCTCCGGCAAAAGAGAGAACCAATATAGATCATGGCGCACAATATACTTGATCCGCGCCAATGAaataagaagaggaggaggatgaaggagagcaaaaaagaagaagaaaaaaaaatacaaaatccaagaagaagAAAATGTGGTGCTAGCTCAGGGCGCCCGGCACTGCGCCCTGATCTTGCCCTTGCCGTTCTTGGCGGTGAGGACGTTGACGCGTCCCATCTTCTTCATGGACATGGCGAAGGCGGCGTAGAACTTGATGGGGTTGGTGAGGTCgttgacgatggcggcggcggcggcgttctgcATGAGCGCGGCGTCGGATGCGAGCAGGCCGCGCTTGTTGATGAGGTTGGTGTAGTACACTCCGTCGAACTTGAGTGGCGTGTTGCCGTCCAGGTCGACGGTTGCCGCCGAGGAGCTGGCGTTGTTGGGGCACTTGTTTATGAGCACGGCGGCGAGCGTGGAGTCGAGCAGCGGGTCGACGCTGGTGGCGTTGCCGGCGTAGAGCCGGGGGGTGACGCTGGAGCAGCTGGCCTTGCCGATGGTGTGCGCGCCGGAGAGCGCGACGAGGTCGGTGACGTTGAGCCCCTGCGCGGCGAAGCTGGCGAGGAGGCCGGCGAAACCGGCCGAGAAGGAGGGCAGCGCGCCGGCGTTGCTGGCGAGGGAGGAGGAGCCGTCGCGGCGGCCGGTCTCCACCTGCCAGAGCGAGGCCTGGAACTGGTAGGAGACGGCGTCGCGGGCGGCGAGCGCGACgatgtcggcgcaggagacgACCCCCGGGCAGGTGGCCTCGAGCTTGGTCTTGATGGCGTCGATGACCTCGTAGCCCCCCACGGAGCCGTTGGGCGGCGCCGACTTCTCGTTCTGCGACGCCGGGGTGTCGAGCAGGATGGACGCGTCGCAGCCCTGCAGGATACACGGAGAGGAACACGGTGTAAGCTGTCAGCCAAAAAGCAAAGGTCGCATTTTAAAATTTGGGTTTGAAATTTCGACGGTGCGCGGTGGCGGGGCCGGCGCAAGGGGCCAAAGCTGCCGGTGCAGTCGCCGTACCGGCGCTGCAGCTTTGATAGCTGTATGGCGGGCACCAGCTGCCTGCTATGGCCTATGGACATGTGAGCGCGGGCGGGCGAGGGTCGGAGTAGGCCATTGGCCGCACCGCGCACCGGAGAAAATATGACAAGATTCGCTTTGCTCCCCCGCTTGTACTAGTCTACCATTTCTCGACCTTGTTTTCTTGCTTGCTGGGCTGTGTCGATACTCGAAAGTGGATACGGGATACAAGCGGAAAAGGTGCCGTAATGCTTACGTACTCCACATAAAGGTCACTACCTAGTCCACTCCACTCTGCAGTCAAAACTGAAAGCTGAAGATCTCGCGGTAAAATCTCACCACTTGGGAGCAGAAACGCGGTCTGTATGCTAGTATAGTACGCAGGAGGGTTAATTAGAGCGACGCGTCAGAGGAGGGCGAGCTCTTGATTCCGACATGAATGTGACGAGCTAGAAATGGAATTCGCAGTTAATTTGCTGCCGGGGAAAGGAGCACTTTCCCGTCGGTCGGTCGGCGGCTGGTCAGGGCGCCGACGGAAGTGAATAGCGGCCAGTAACAGAAAGCATAGGCATGGAAGGGGAGGGGGAGCTGGAGCTTGAGGACGGACCTGtacgaagcagtcgtggaagtgTAGTCGGAGGAGCCTTCCGGCGAGTGCTGGGTTGGCGGCGACCATCTGCCATGTGATGCTCTTGACGGTGGCCTCGGCGCTGGGGCAGGAGGTCTGGTAGAAGTTATAGGCGAGGCCGGGGTTGGTCTCGAGGAGCCCCGCGCGGCCGGGGGTCACTAAATGGGCGAGGACAACGGCGCCCCACCACGccactgctcctcctcctcgccaccaccaCCCAGCTCCTCCTCCGAGCACTGATTGCCGCCTCATCCTCCTCTGCCTCTCTCTCTTCTTAACTCACTCTTCAGTTCCAGAGTTCCAGAGCGAGAAGCGCTGGcctcgggagagagagagagagaagagaggtggaGGATCAGAAGAATggggaaagaaagaaagaaggctGGGTTCGTGTTTGGTGATGACAGTATCATTAAGGGGGTGGCTGGACGCTGCCCTTTATAGGCTCGGCTACGACTACGAGCTACGGCAACTCAACCCAGTGGCTGGCTGGCTGTGTTATCTATCTATCTGCACTTGCCAGCGGTTGTAGATAGCAACCCACAGcgagcgaggagaggagaggactaGACAAACTTAACAAGGAGTAGAGGAGGTGGCCTCGCCGCCCCGCCAAGCTGCAAGCTGGTTTCAGTTTGGAAGCTAGACCGCGGCACCGTGGTCCGTCCAGATCAGGCCATCAGGGGACACGGAAGAGTTGGCTTCCACCTGTGCGTGGCGTGGCTGGCCTGTGTGCGGTGCGGCGGGGCACGACGGCATGCGTGCCGCTCCAAGGGAACCGTTTCGTCACCTCCCTGATGGATAGGCATTGTAGCGGAAATGATAACTGACTCACAACATTGTTTCTTCTTCGGAACGGTCGGTCGATCTAGGGCGGCCGATTGTTAGAGCGTGTCCACCGACCCGACGGAAACGGATTGATGTATTTTGTACGGGCGTGTTTGCTTACCTAGACTGATTTCTGCACCATTGTATTAGTGGGAAGAAACTACCTGCGCGTCCGAGACTGCGCGTCCGAGACGTACCATGGCTCAGAAAACATGTTATTTAATTGTATAGGCCGCCTATTTTCGCACCGGGTAGGGAAGTGAGCCTTCATTGTTTGATTCTCGCATGCTATTCCTAGCTTCAATTATATGACAACATGGTGATCTTACCTCACCCATCACAAGCATGAGCACATCGTCGACTACGAAGCAAACAACCACCATGGCGCCGCAGGTCacgagcatcaccacgtcgccaaccacgaagacgaacatcaccatgaCACCGCTTTTCATGTAGATGGAATCTACATGTAGATGGAATCTACATGTAGATGACACTTTCTCAGTAAAATCATTATACAACGCGAtccttcattctgatataccagttgataataataataaaaaagttgGAGGATaaaaataccattaaaaattaaaaaaaattggagGATGAAAATACCATTAAACATTAAaagttttggatggtatcttcgtcgaggggttatcctcaccaaagataatcttgttaagcggaattggcatgggagtacacggtgtgttttttgtcatcatgatgtaaCTATTAAACAACTATTCTTCCAATGCCAAtttcgagatctatatggtcgatcatccaagtagcgctagcctgtatcctccgactagtgtagccaatgtctttggAAATTGGCTTCATgttatcgattcaaggtttaagttgctccttagggtgggggcgctttcagttatctgggcgctttggctatgtagaaatgacaagatttttaatggtaAAAATTGTTCcattttgcaggtcatctacagatgtacaggtattctccgttcgtggttacctcttcagcgagtgaagaaccgagacctgtctacgaaggtctgtacacggttggaggctacggcgagggatactttttccctacatgggtggcagcatagtctacggattgttgCCCCACCCATACCCTAGGTGTCATATGATTCATCGCtctgatatgtatttcgcctttttaTTCCATCAGTTGACTTGAGAcatataaacggctgtgtgcatcctggttatgcaaaggctggatgtaattgctttctcaaaagtaataaagcatcctttatcgaaaaaaaaatgacATCGCTTTTCACGcctgtcacaagcatcaccatgtcgtcgaccatgaagacgaacaccaccatgacaccgccgatcacgccggtcacaagcatcaccacgtcactGACCACAAAGACGAATATCACCATGCCGCCACCATCATGGATTATCAACTCTCACTTCTCACATATCGTCAtcacgttgccatccatgaagacggcaagcgagaagttgagcaagagtactccaaatatactcacacatacgtacaAATTATAgtatactagcgagtcatttatctTCCCGTGTATgtatgttataaaagcgacaagcaaataacgaagaacgataaaagaaaacgcagcagagacacgagatttaacgtgaaaaacccattccaacacagaaggggaaaaaagcacgggcgccagccagcaaaatttcactatatcggggagtgttacaaacgtcgtgggttatcttataatctgataaaccttaGCCGACgatttacaagatgtatatataggtggtGGCAATGATCCATACCagtgacgggcctcgctccgctcgtcataaGTTagtctccctttagtatatgaatttggatcaaaaTATAACTAACTCCACCTtcagacaaattccatcttgtagcatgaacttcaacaatctcctgaacaacaaaaaaaacacttgctggcgccgatagccacttgggctaaacagttataccaaccaaactcgagcaaagctcaaacttggaaacagaaACTTGGTTTGTCATCATattagcaggattatcatgagtacttatcttgcataccttcagtttaccttgagcaacaatgtcacggacataatggtacttgatgtcaatgtgttttgtcctctcatggaacatttgatctttagtaaggtatattgcactttgactgtcagaaaataattaatgcaagaatcatctccacaaatctcagcatacaaacctttgaACCAAACAGACTTTTTGCATGCTTCAGCAattgccatatattctgcttcggtcgtagattTGGCAACAAGAGGTTGTAATGTTGTCTTCCGACTCACAGCACAtgcaccaacagtgaacacataaactgtgagggatcttctcttatccaaatcggcagcaaaatctgaatccacatagcctgcgagtccctcaccggtcttgccaaacttcaagcaagtttTAGCAGGATCCCGAATACGGAGGACTCATTTGGAAAGGAGACTTAGCCCGCCTTTTTTCGGGGATAAATAGGCAAATTAAAGGACAACAAAAGTCTCCATAATAATTATTCACTCACCTGGGTGAAATATCCTCACGAGGAGAAGCTCTAGGGAGTTTAACGAGCACCGATACGGGCAGAGACCGCCCGTATTGATGCTCGTATGGCTTGTCGGTGGGTTCGCACCTTCAAATAGTTCCGCCTCATGAAACTGGATCAGAGATCCAGAGACACCATAATTCGCACAAACCTCAATTCCGAAAGGGATTTGGAGGGGAAACAAGCACGTGGGCATCGGTCCTTGAAAACTACGAAAACCTTTGGAGGATTGGACATCACCATCGCCATCACAGcagcatctccatcaccatcaccattttTCACCTCATCCTTCATCCATCCTGGTGTAAATATCTAAACTTATTGTTGATTTATACAAGTATTGATCTATTAATTGCACCTCCATTCATATCATTAAGATTATGTTTATTTCCTCTATGTGTGAGTAGTTTCCCCTGTTCTTGGGGAGTTATGGGAAAACCCTAGCTACATTATTTCTTGAATAAAGATATTTTTTACTTTTCATTCATGATTGTATTTATTAGTTAACTTTCCCGATGTTATGTCTCTTGCACCAAGCAATATTTCCTACGGGATGGGAGAGGGAACTACTCTTGACTACAGGGTGATGTTGAAGGTGCTAAGTGGcatgtcacattgaatcttcaattaCCTAGTCAAGGGGGTATGATGGGACTCACTGAGACTAGTGatagtcccaaacgtatctataattttttatgttccatgctactttattgatgatactcacatattttatacacattatatgtcattattatgcattttccggcactaacctattgacgagatgccgaagagccgattctttgttttctcctgtttttggtttcagaaatcctagtaaggaaatattctcggaattgggcgaaatcaacgcacagggtcctatttttgcacgaagcttccagaagaccgaaggagtcacgaagtggagccacgaggcgccgccacaacagggcggcgcggccagcaagggggccgcgcggccctgttgtgtgggtccctcgtgtggccccctgacctgcccttccgcctacttaaatcctccgtcgcgaaacccccagtaccgagagccacgatacggaaaaccttccagagacgccgccgccgccaatcccatctcgggggattcaggagatcgcctccggcaccccgccggagaggggaatcatctcccggaggtctcttcatcgccatgatcgcctccggatcaatgtgtgagtagttcacccctggactatgggtccatagcagtagctagatggtcgtcttctccccattgtgctatcatgttagatcttgtgagctgcctatcatgatcaagatcatctatttgtaatccttcatgttgtgtttgttgggatccgatgaatattgaatactatgtcaagttgattatcaatctatcatgtatgttatttatgttcttgcatgctctccgttgctagtagaggctcggccaagttgatacttgtgactccaagagggagtatttatgctcgatagtgggttcatgcctccattaaatccgggacggtgacataaagttctaaggttgtggatgtgctgttgctactagggataaaacatcgatgctttgtctaagaatatttgtgttgattacattacgcaccatacttaatgcaattgtctgttgtttacaacttaatactggaaggggttcggatgataacctgaaggtggactttttaggcatagatgcatgctggatagcggtctatgtactttgtcgtaatgccctgattgaatctcatagtactcatcatgatatatgtatgtgcattgttatgccttctttatttgtcgattgcccaactgtaatttgttcacccaacatctcgtttatcttatgggagagacaccactagtgaactgtggaccccggtcctattctttacatccgaaatacaatctactgcaattgttctttactgttcttcgcaaacaaacatcatcatccacactatacatctaatcctttgtttacagcaagccggtgagattgacaacctcactgttacgttggggtaaagtactttgattgtgttgtgcaggttccacgttggcgccggaatccctggtgttgcgccgcactacacttcgccaccatcaactttcaacgtgcttcttgactcatactggttcgataaaccttggtttcttactgagggaaacttgctactgtgcgcatcacaccttcctcttggggttcccaacggacgtgtcaactacacgcatcaagcaaatttctggcgccgtttccggggagatcaagacacgctgcaaggggagtctccacttccaatctctttactttgtttttgtcttgctttgttttactttactttatttattactctatttgctgcactatatcaaaaacacaaaaaaattagttgctagttttactttatttactgtcttgctctctatatcaaaacacacaaaaattagttgctagctttactttatttactgtcttgttctctatatcgaaaacataaaaaaaattagttacttgcatttactttatttagtttactttatttactaccactaaaaatgagtaatccggaag contains:
- the LOC124668251 gene encoding peroxidase A2-like, translating into MRRQSVLGGGAGWWWRGGGAVAWWGAVVLAHLVTPGRAGLLETNPGLAYNFYQTSCPSAEATVKSITWQMVAANPALAGRLLRLHFHDCFVQGCDASILLDTPASQNEKSAPPNGSVGGYEVIDAIKTKLEATCPGVVSCADIVALAARDAVSYQFQASLWQVETGRRDGSSSLASNAGALPSFSAGFAGLLASFAAQGLNVTDLVALSGAHTIGKASCSSVTPRLYAGNATSVDPLLDSTLAAVLINKCPNNASSSAATVDLDGNTPLKFDGVYYTNLINKRGLLASDAALMQNAAAAAIVNDLTNPIKFYAAFAMSMKKMGRVNVLTAKNGKGKIRAQCRAP